In a single window of the Deinococcus yavapaiensis KR-236 genome:
- a CDS encoding NUDIX domain-containing protein, producing the protein MNLSRVLPIKRAAHVYLVQNDHLLLVTERMDDGSIFWGLPGGKAYGGESLADAAVRQVKVETGLDVEDLDFVSLLEGEILSGSKHHTYATFGRFTAKCSGDIHPTDPEVLGAQWVPFADVLNLVRYGPPPEIEERHPLIWIPTRDFLAGNPRTYYPI; encoded by the coding sequence ATGAACCTCTCTCGCGTTTTGCCCATCAAGCGGGCCGCGCACGTTTACCTCGTGCAGAACGACCATCTGCTGCTCGTGACCGAGCGCATGGACGATGGCAGCATCTTCTGGGGCCTGCCGGGCGGCAAGGCCTACGGCGGCGAATCCCTCGCGGACGCCGCCGTGCGGCAAGTGAAGGTCGAGACGGGTCTGGACGTGGAAGACCTCGATTTCGTCAGCCTGCTCGAAGGGGAGATCCTGTCGGGAAGCAAGCACCACACATACGCGACTTTCGGGCGCTTCACAGCGAAGTGCAGCGGTGACATCCACCCGACGGACCCCGAGGTGCTGGGCGCGCAATGGGTGCCGTTCGCGGACGTCTTGAACCTCGTGCGCTACGGTCCGCCGCCGGAAATCGAGGAGCGCCACCCGCTCATCTGGATTCCCACCCGCGACTTTTTGGCGGGCAATCCGCGCACGTACTACCCGATCTGA
- a CDS encoding lactate 2-monooxygenase has translation MSLGRSRQTRLYVRGLGGEKPRVPTDFARLERAAHEKMTPRGYAYVAGGAGLETTMRANRAAFERYTIVPRVLRGLDRRDSSVTLFGRTLPSPLLLAPIGVLEAAHSEADLAVAKASAATGVPFVFSSQASSPMEACAKVMKDAPRWFQLYWSTDDDVTRSFVKRAEACGCEAIVLTLDTTLLGWRPRDLNLGSLPFLRGQGIAQYLSDPVFRARLDREDASPSESPPRSPALALVARDLVVKGRQFDLDLKKMRAAVARFVGTYSRPDLSWDDVSRLREMTRLPILLKGVLHGDDAREAVGRGVNGLIVSNHGGRQIDGEVAALDALPDVVEAAGAAPVLFDSGVRSGADVFKALALGARAVLLGRPYVYGLALAGADGVRDVIENVLAELDLTMGLAGCGSLADVNRAMVRSSSS, from the coding sequence ATGAGCCTCGGTCGTTCTCGGCAAACGCGGCTGTACGTGCGCGGCCTCGGCGGTGAGAAGCCTCGCGTGCCCACGGACTTCGCGCGCTTGGAGCGAGCGGCGCACGAGAAGATGACGCCGCGCGGCTACGCGTACGTCGCGGGCGGCGCCGGCCTCGAAACGACCATGCGCGCCAACCGCGCCGCCTTCGAGCGCTACACCATCGTTCCGCGCGTCCTGAGAGGCTTGGACCGCCGCGATTCGTCCGTCACCCTCTTCGGACGCACGCTGCCGAGTCCGCTTCTGCTCGCTCCGATCGGCGTGTTGGAAGCGGCGCATTCCGAGGCGGACCTCGCCGTGGCGAAGGCGAGCGCCGCCACGGGCGTTCCCTTCGTGTTCTCCTCGCAAGCCTCCTCCCCGATGGAGGCGTGCGCGAAGGTCATGAAGGACGCGCCGAGGTGGTTTCAGCTGTACTGGAGCACTGACGACGACGTGACCCGCTCGTTCGTGAAGCGGGCCGAGGCGTGCGGTTGCGAAGCGATCGTCTTGACGCTCGACACGACCTTGCTGGGATGGCGTCCACGCGACTTGAACCTCGGGAGCCTGCCGTTTCTGCGCGGACAAGGCATCGCCCAGTACCTCAGCGACCCCGTGTTTCGCGCTCGCCTCGATCGGGAGGACGCCTCGCCGAGCGAGTCGCCGCCGCGCTCCCCGGCGCTCGCGCTCGTCGCCCGCGACCTCGTAGTCAAAGGCCGTCAATTCGACCTCGACTTGAAGAAAATGCGCGCCGCCGTGGCCCGTTTCGTCGGAACATACTCGCGTCCTGATTTGAGCTGGGACGACGTGAGCCGCCTGCGCGAGATGACGCGCCTTCCGATCCTCCTCAAAGGCGTTCTTCATGGCGACGACGCGCGCGAAGCGGTTGGGCGAGGCGTGAACGGCCTCATCGTCTCGAACCACGGCGGACGACAAATCGACGGCGAGGTCGCCGCGCTCGACGCCTTGCCCGACGTCGTCGAGGCCGCCGGGGCCGCGCCCGTCTTGTTCGATTCGGGCGTGCGGTCGGGCGCCGACGTCTTCAAGGCGCTCGCGCTCGGCGCGCGGGCCGTCCTGCTCGGCCGACCGTACGTCTACGGCCTTGCCCTCGCCGGAGCCGACGGAGTGCGCGACGTCATCGAGAACGTGCTCGCCGAGCTCGACTTGACGATGGGCCTCGCGGGCTGCGGCTCGCTCGCCGACGTGAACCGCGCGATGGTGAGAAGCTCGTCTTCCTGA